Part of the Marinobacterium rhizophilum genome is shown below.
TATTGCCAGGCTGCGTGCCTGGGGACGGCCCCGGACACCCATTGAAGCCGGCAGCCAGACCCCGATCGACCTGGCCGTGGTCAATGGCGGGGCACCCTGGCCTGCAGCGACGAGCATTTTGGCCGCATGGCCAATATCCTCAATCCGGGCCGCGGCATCAACATGGGCGATGGCGGCATCAGCCGGCTGCGCCTTGTTGGCCTGCCGGTCGACCTCGCACACCAGGAGCGCTAACCGATGAAGACACTCACCCTTGAGCCGCTGCAGCGGGACAGCTTTGCCTCCTTCGGCGAGGTGATCGAAATGCAGGGAAGCCATCAGTTTGCCATCAACCAGGGCGCGACCGTGCGCTACCATGATATCGCCCGTATCATGACGGCACCGCAAGACGGCCATGCCGCCATCAGCCTGGCGCGTTCGCAACCGCTACCCTCGCCGCTGAAGGTCACCATGCTGGAACGCCATCCGCTGGCGAGCCAGGCATTTATCCCCCAGGGGCAGCAGCCGTTTATCGTGATAGTAGCACCGCCGGGAGAAACCATAGATCCGGCGGATATTCGGGCTTTTCTGTGCGATGGCAGCCAGGGCATCAACTACCACCCGGGCGTCTGGCACCATTCACTGCTGGCCCTGAGACCCAACCAGGACTTTGTACTGGTGGACCTGATCACCCAGGCGTCCAACTGTGACGAGCACCATTTCGAGCCCGGTGCGCAACGGTCACTGGACTACTCACACCTGCTGGAGGGCTAGCCGGATATGCACAAGCATGTCGGATAACGGTCTGGCGGCACTCGCCGCCAGGCTGCCTGAAGCGCGCCGACTCTCGCGGTCACCGGATCCTGCCCCAGTCTCAAGGCTCAGTGCGCGGCCCGATCACCCCAGATTGCTTCCAGACGCGAAACGCGACCGCAGGCGCTTTTGTAGTAACGATAGCGAATCGGATTCTTGATGTAGTAGTCCTGATGACCTTCCACCACCGGGTAGAAGCGTGTCGCCTCCAGCACCGGTGTTACCACCCTGTTTTCGGCAAACTCGGCCACCACCTGTTGCCTGGACGCCTCGGCCAGGCGCCGCTGGCTGTCATCCAGCACGAAGATGGCACTCAGGTAACTCGGTCCCTTGTCACAGAACTGTCCGCGATCATCGAACGGATCGACATTGACCCAGTAAATGTCCAGCAGCTGCTGATAACTGATGACCTTGGGATCATAGGTCACTTCAATTGCCTCGTAGTGCCCCTCGTGATTGCCATCGTAGACCGGGTTTTCCAGGGTACCCCCGGTGAAGCCGGACACCACATCGTTTACCCCGGCCAGGGGCTGAAACGCCTGTTCCATGCACCAGAAACAACCGCCAGCGAAAATGGCCCTGTCCGCCGAGGCTGACACCGGAGCCAGCGCTGCAAGGACAGCCAGCGAAAGCATTGCGAGTTCTTTCATAAATCCATCCTGAGTGAAATGTGTCGGTTGCCAGGCTTGGAGCCTGGCGCAGGCGCCCGCAATCGATCGCGGCAACACAGGGCCATCCTTGCCTTCAGCCGCCGGGCCGTTACTCCTGTCGTTCGAACGCGTACCTGTGGTCATGATAGCCTTCGGACCAGGACTCCAGCACGTCGACGGTGCCAGGGCGACCAAAATGGTAACCCTGGAACTGGTAGCAACCTATTGCAATCAACGCATCGCATTGCGCCTTTGTTTCGACGCCCTCGGCAATCACCGCCAGATCAAGCGAGCTCCCCAGCGCTATGATCGTTTTAACAATCGCAGCATCATTGGGGTCTTTCAGCAAATCCCGCACGAACGACTGGTCGATCTTGAGTTGATCCAGCGGCAGGCGTTTAAGATAGCTCAGT
Proteins encoded:
- a CDS encoding ureidoglycolate lyase, whose translation is MKTLTLEPLQRDSFASFGEVIEMQGSHQFAINQGATVRYHDIARIMTAPQDGHAAISLARSQPLPSPLKVTMLERHPLASQAFIPQGQQPFIVIVAPPGETIDPADIRAFLCDGSQGINYHPGVWHHSLLALRPNQDFVLVDLITQASNCDEHHFEPGAQRSLDYSHLLEG
- the msrA gene encoding peptide-methionine (S)-S-oxide reductase MsrA, encoding MKELAMLSLAVLAALAPVSASADRAIFAGGCFWCMEQAFQPLAGVNDVVSGFTGGTLENPVYDGNHEGHYEAIEVTYDPKVISYQQLLDIYWVNVDPFDDRGQFCDKGPSYLSAIFVLDDSQRRLAEASRQQVVAEFAENRVVTPVLEATRFYPVVEGHQDYYIKNPIRYRYYKSACGRVSRLEAIWGDRAAH